GGTGCCGCCATCGCTATTACCATCTGCCCCAGCAAAGGCTTTATCAATTTCATCGATCCAAAGAATACAAGGGGCCAGGGCTTCGGCCAGTTGGATCATCTGTCGGGTGCGGGATTCTGATTCTCCCACAAGACCCGCAAACAGTCGGCCCACATCTAAGCGCAGGAGGGGTAGATGCCAATGGTGGGCGATCGCCTTCGCCGTGAGGGATTTTCCTGTACCTTGGATCCCGACGAGCAATAACCCCCGGGGATGGGGTAAGCCGTATTCTCGGGCCTTTTCACTAAACGCTCCCCCCCGACGGAGGAGCCATTCTTTCAGCTGATCGAGACCGCCAATGTCCGAAATTTGTTCGGTGGCAGGGTAAAAATCAAGAATTTGGGTCTGACGGATCGACTGGCGCTTTTCGGCGAGGATCAATTCCACATCGTCTGCTTGAATTTGGCCATGGTTAGCAAGACTGAGGGTAAGGACACGGCGGATTCGTTCGAGGGAAAGCCCCTGGGCAGCGCGCACCAGTTCACTCAAGAGGGCCTCGTCTAGGGGTTGACCGACCCCCTGGAGCAACCGTCCGATTTCCGTGCGAATTTCGCTGGCTGTGGGCAGAGGGAATTTAATAATGGTCAACACCTCCGCCAAATCGGCGGGGATTTTAACCTCTGGGGCAATGATCACGATATTTTTGGGTTCAGCCTTGAGGCGACGGGCCAAGTTGCGCAATTTGCGGGCGATCGCCACATCTTCGAGAAACCGCTGAAAGTCACGCAGAATAAAGATTCCTCCCACATTGGCTGGCAGCTTTTCAATGAATTCTAGGGCCTGGAGGGGGTTGCGTTTACCGAAGCCAGTGTTGTTGGGGTTGTCTTGGTAGCCATCGACAAAATCCCAGGTATATACCGTCCGCTGACCCAGGCTAGTGGCACATTGGGCGATCGCCCCTTCGACCCGTTCTTCCTCGAGGGTCGGGATATAAAGCAGGGGATAACAGGCCCGGAGCAGCAGGGTGAATTCTTCACGGAAGGTCATAGGGCAATGGACTCAGGCAGAGGATCAAGCTTGCATGTTTAAGCTTAAAGGGAAAATTCCTGAATACCAAGGGTTCTTGATGATCATTCCCGCTTAGCTCCCGCCACGGGGAGCGCCACACCCTATCTAGAAGCTGAGTACCAGAGGCCTCACGAAGATAATTGTTCTTTGAGGTCAGCGAGCTTGGCCCAACGAGCGTCTATTTGAGGCATCACCTCAGCTCCAGTGGGGTCTGCCCCCGGACAGCGTTCGGGATCACAGACTTTGCGGAGGGGCATCTCTAAACAAAATTGCTCATAAAGCCAGGTTTCGGGGTCAAAATAGCCGTGGGGATCAAGGGATTCGTCCAAGTCTTCAAGGCTTACTTCCCGTTCTGCTGGTAAGTCTTCGGGATTGTGTGTTTGGAGCCAGATCAACTCCGTGCGGTCTACATTGAGACGCATGTTGTAATGCTGGAGGCAGCGATCGCAGCTGAGGGTAACGATGGTTTCGGCCCGGGCGGTCACCTCTAGATAGGTTTGGCGATGGGTGATCGCCATTTCCCCCCGCACGGGGGTCAGGGTGGCTAATTCGGCCAGAGATTCCTCAAAAACAAACCGTTCCTGCTGTTGAGGCACTTTCAATAGCCGGGGAATAAAAATACGCTCCATTTGCCTCAAAACTCCAGTTACACAGGGTTGAACAGCCCCATCCTACCCCAAAATTCCCAAAAATAAAGACGGGTCTAGGCCCGCCTTCTTCCGGATGATTCAGATTCACTGGCCTGGCAACTGCTAGGCCAATTGCACAATGAGATGTCGGTGGGGTTCTTGGCCTTGGCTCTCTGTCTTGAGCAGCGGAAAGTCTTTAAAAAAGCTATGCATCTGTCGCCGCTCCGCCGAGGACAAATTTTCAATGGCTTCTGGCTCTCCAGTGGCCTCCACCCGCTGGGCAACTGCTGTGGCGATCGCCTCCAGTTCACCGCGACGAGCTGCTCGATAACCATCAATATCCACCGTAAGAGGATACTGTTCTTCCTTAGGGAGATGATGGTTAAAGGTGATATTGGCTAAATATTGCACTGCATCAAGCATTTGGCCACGATCACCAATCAACTTTTGGCGTTGAATTTCCGAGAGGGAATGGGGATCCACCGTCAGCCAAAGGGAAGCTTCCCCCCCTAGGTCCTGCTTTATTTCGGCCGTTACCGTTGCTGGCAGGGCCATCAGCCCCAGAAGCGTCTCAAGCCAGGTTTGACCCTGTTGGATTTTGGTCTCGTTCATGTATCTTCTGCTTAACCTGAGGTTTTTTCTTTTTTCTTGCCGCCCTTACGTTCAAAGGGTAGATTATCACGCCCTTTTTCCGCCTTTTCCTGTTCATCCACCAACTTTTGTAAGTTTTCCGGTAGAGGTTCTTTGGTCAAAATAAACGTTTGAGCCGTCTGGAAGGCGTTGGCTACTGTCATATACATCAAGACCCCGGCTGGCAGCGGAAAAAAGAGGAACATGCCCGAAAAAATTAACGGCGTAATTTTGTTGACCGTTTGTTGGGCCTGCTGCTGCTGATCACTCCCACCACTGTTATTGGTAGGAGCACCACCAGAAATGGTTTGGTTGATATATAAACTCACCCCAAAGAACAGCACCATCCCGAGGATGTCCCAGTGGATGCCATCATCGCCATTGACCCCAATGCGACCGAGGGCTTCAATGAACAAAAAACCTTTATCTGCAGCAATTCCAGGGACACTCACCTGTACAGTTACATCGCCAGGTGCGAGGGCCACAAGGGTTCCATCTGGTTGGAGTTCAACCCGCTCTTGGCCTTTCGTTACCTCAAAAATAGGCATGAGGTTATTGTCTGGATATTCTGCGGCTAAGGTCGCAAAATCCTTGCCTGATTCACTCTGGAGTACAAATTGGGTACTTTCCCCGACACCAATTTTGTTTCCTGCCGGTAGTGATAGGGTCACTGGATAGTGGACACCACTATCGAAATAAACATTTTGGGTCTTAACGTTTACCGCCTGGGGCTGAATCTGCTCTATTTTTTCGCTGGGAAGAATCTGCAGGTTAGCGGTGTAGTTAATGTTGGAAAAAGGCGACCCCCGCAAGGTGGCAAACAGGGCGAAGAGAATCGGCATCTGTAACAAGATTGGCAAACAGCCGGCGAGGGGGTTACCAAACTCTTTATAGACCTCCGCCATTGCGGCCTGTTGCTGTGCTGGGTCATTTTTATAGCGCTCTTGGATTTCCTTGACCCGCTTTTGCATCAGCGGTTGGGTAATCTTGGTGCGTCTCATACTACGGATCGATTTGGCGCTTAAGGGGTAAACGGCAAATCGAATCACAAGGGTCAAGGCGATGATTGCAAAGCCATAGCTGGGCACAATGCCATAGAAAAAATCTAGGATTGGCAACATCACATTGTTTGATAAAAATCCGATCCCAAAATCCATGCGTCTGAAGTTCGTCTAACTATGAGTTGTTAAGGGTTAGTTTAATGGGTTTAGTTGTTATTTTTAGTGATTTCTTTAAAAAAGCCTTGGGAGAAAGGGGCTAACTTGCTGGCTTTTCTCCCTATAAATCCCGGGTTAACTAAGCGGCGATCGCCTCAATAGGAATGCCGGTGCGGTCTGCTGCTTTTTCGGCAATGTGAGTGTAAATCTCACGGAAGTTAGGCATAGAACGCAGCTCCAAACGGCTGCCATCCTGGAGGGTGACAATTAAATCGCCCCAAAGACCAAAACCCCGGGGAATTTTGGTGATTTTTTTCACTTCGCTGTAAATAATATCCGTGCGATCGCGCCCCTGCCAGCCGCCAGTGATCGAGATCCGCCGACTGGTGATCCGGTAGCGTAGCCACAGAGCCCGCACAATTGCCCCTACCGTCAAAGGTAAACAAATGACGGTGAACCCCAACAAAATATTAAAAATGAGATCACCAATATGGGGGCCTCCCTCATAAACCACATCTTCTTTAATGCCCATGGAATACCTCGGCTTGTATGAGTAACCTTTTTAATTCTTGCAAAAAATGTTCATATTCGCATTCCGTGGCCCCATAGCGTACAGCAATGATAATTTGCCAACCGGGTTCCAGACTGGGCAGTAGGGTGCGACAGGCATGGCGAATGCGACGTTTAATCAAGTTCCGGACCACTGCTTTTTTACTGACTTTACGGCTGATGCTGATGCCGACTTGGGTCGGGGCAGTGGCTTGGGGCAAAAGAATAATCGCCAGGGTGTTACCCCGAAAGCGTTTACCTTGGCTGTAGATTGTTTTAAAATCGCGCCAGTGTTTTAGACGATGTACTTTTGGCAGTCCCACAAAAAAATGAGAGTGAGGTAGACCCAGGTCTCCTCACCAAAATAACGGTTTGCGCTTCGACTAGACAGTAAGGCGATGACGGCCTTTTTTTCTGCGAGCACGGATAACGTTTTGGCCGGTGTGGCTGCGCATGCGTGCCCGAAAACCAGAAGTGCGCTTTTGCTTGCGGACGGTGCCGCCTAGGGTGCGTTTGGTCATGGAAGTCCTCCTTTATTTCCTTAGGAAATGATTTATCTTTCCGGGGGCGATCGCCGCCTTGCCGAAAAAATCAAAAATGACAGTCTCTAATTATACCTTGCCCGTCAACGGAACTCGCAGCAACCCCAAAAAATCTCGCAGGCAATCGTTGCTCAAGCAGGCTTAGAAACCAACATCAATAATCCATGACCCCAAGCGACTGGGGAGAGGGGCGCCTTGGCTACGGGCAAAGGCGGTTACGACATACATCCCACCCCGGGAAGGGTTTCTGACATCATCGAGGATAATTTCGATTTCACTTTCGAGATTGACTGGTTCTGCGAGGGTCACCACCAGAGAACGGCTCCGGGGGCCGGAGTCTCTCTCCTCGCTTTCGTCTGCGGCAGGAGGATTATTTTCCGCCATTGAGGTGGCGTTGGGGTTCGTTTGAGTAGCCTGCTGTTCGGCGAGGGTTGCCGCGTCAACGAAAACCAATTGGCCATCGACGAAGGTAAGTTCACCATCCCGCGCTGAGGTCTGGGAGGTACTGGTTGCAAAGCTTTCTAGGAGGGCCTGACCCTGAGCAGAGGCATTTTCTCCCGGTAGACTTTGGGGATCCCAAGCGGTTGCGTCCTGGTTTAGGGCGACCTCACGGCCATTGATTCGTACCCGTACCTGGGTATCGTTGATCTGGCCATCGAAGTCGTCGGGAAAGCTTAATTCAAAGGTTTGGAAACGGTCTGTGACTTTGCTTTTGCGGATTTCGAGGTAATAGCGATCGCGGCGACGGGCCCCAGAATCATATTCCACGGCGCATTTGAGGATATCCCCTTGGGGAATAGTACCACCCCAGTTAAAGGTAAAAGAGCCACAGGTCTTACGGGCATCGGCGGCTTGGGGCATCAGGGTTAGACCACTGCCGAACAATAGAGTGGCGATCGCCAAGCGAGAGAGAGGAGAACGGAGGAATTGCATATTCACAGGGGCCTTCAGAGTCTGTAACCGATTGTGACTAAAGTTTGCGTTTTCAGCAACTCCCTCGACGAAATCTCAATCTAAAAGTGCCAATGCAACAGAGGTTTACAAAAACTGCTAAGACACATTACAGAGGCGGCCGACAAGGAAAAGATGGCACTACACTGCGGAAAGATGCCGTAACAGAACCAGGGAGCAATGAACGATCCGTTACGGCTGAAGGTTTAAAGGTTTTGCTACTGAAAGTTCTCTACACCTACCGTTCAGTCTGTCGCTATTGTCTCGTTAAGGAGTGTTTATGAAAATTGCTGTTGCTCGGGAAACCGCTGCCGGAGAACGCCGGGTCGCGCTCACGCCGGATCAGGTGGCCCGTCTCGTAAAGAAAGGTTGGGAAATTTACATAGAAGCTGGTGCTGGGGAAGCGTCATTAATTTCGGATCAAGCCTATGAAGAAGTCGGGGGGACAATTGCCGGCGATCGCCCAGCCCTCTGGCAAAATGCAGATATCGTGGTGAAAGTGGCTGTGCCGACCCCTGAGGAAATTGAAACCCTACCAGAAGGGGCGATGGTCGCCAGTCTATTAAATCCCCTGGGACAGCCGGAAGTGATTCAGCAACTGACGGCGAAAAAAATCACCGCCCTGGGCATGGAGTTGATCCCCCGCACCAGTCGTGCCCAGAGTATGGATGTTTTGTCCTCCCAGGCCGGGGTCGCTGGTTACAAAGCTGTATTACTGGCTGCGGCAACCCTGCCCAAATTTTTCCCGATGTTGACCACTGCGGCAGGCACCATCCGCCCCGCAAAGGTGTTTGTCATCGGTGCTGGGGTAGCGGGTCTCCAGGCGATCGCCACCGCTAGAAGACTGGGAGCTGTCGTCGAAGCCTTTGATATCCGACCCGCCGTGAAAGAAGAAGTGCAGAGCTTGGGGGCAAAATTTGTCGAAGTCCAACTCGAAGAAGAAACCGCCACCGCCGGAGGCTATGCCAAGGAAGTTTCCGAAGATTCTAAAAAGAAAAGCCAGGCTCTGATTTCTGACCATGTGGCCACCGCCGATGTGGTGATTACCACCGCCCAAGTGCCCGGCCGGAAAGCGCCCATCCTGGTGACCGATGACATGATCGCCCGGATGCAACCAGGTTCTGTGATTGTTGATCTGGCCGGAGAACAGGGGGGGAACTGTGAAGGCTGTGAAGCTGGGCGGGATGTACTGGTCCACGGGGTGACGATCATCGCACCGATTAACCTCCCTTCTACGGTGGCCATCCATGCCAGTCAAATGTTTGCCAAAAATATGGCCACCCTACTGCAACTGCTAATTCCCGAAAGTGAAATCAACCTCGATTTTGAGGATGACATTCTCGATTCGGTCTGTGTCACTCACCAAGGGACCATTCGAAATCAACGGGTGAAGGATGCTCTCCAGCAAATGACCGTCACTGTCTAGGGATCAAGTTTGCCAACCCCATGACCAACCAATGGTGGCCATCTCAATTTTTGCAATCAATGCCGTGTATTCACTTTATTTCCAGGAGTTTTGACTGTCCATGACCACAGCAACACTACTCAGTAGCCTCTTCGTTTTCGTTTTGGCTTCCTTTGTGGGTTTTGAAGTAATCAATAAGGTTCCACCCACCCTCCACACACCTCTTATGTCCGGGGCCAACGCGATTTCGGGGATCGCCGTCATTGGTGCTCTCTTGGTTTCTGGAGAAGATCAGCTCAATTTAACGGTCATCCTCGGTTTAATCGCCGTGGTCTGCGCCACGATTAATGTTGTCGGTGGCTTCCTGGTCACTGACCGGATGCTGCAAATGTTTAAGAAAAAGGAGGCCTAGACGATGGATAGTTTATTAACCAATGGCATTGAACTGAGTTATCTCGTCGCTGCTTGTCTATTTATTATTGGCTTAAAAAAACTAGGCTCTCCAGCCACTGCCCGTCAAGGGAATACGATCGCCGCTGTGGGGATGTTACTGGCAGTGGTAGCGACCCTGCTCGACAAACAGGTACTCAACTATGGCCTGATTGCTGCTGGGATCGCTGTCGGTACGATTATTGGCATCATCACCGCCAAAAAAGTAGAAATGACCGACATGCCCCAATTAGTAGGGCTGTTCAATGGTCTGGGGGGAGCCGCTTCGGCCTTGGTGGCGATCGCCGAATTTTGGCGCCTGCTTTCCCTTGGTGAAACCCTGGCAGTGACCACCAACCTAACGATTATTTTGGGGGTACTGATCGGGGGGGTCACCCTCACTGGTAGCCTGATTGCCTTTGGCAAATTACAGGGCATTCTGCCTGGCCGCCCGGTGATTTTCCCAGCCCAACAGGTGGTCAATTTTGGCATCCTGGCCGGATTTCTGGGAGGCAGTGTCTACCTCTTTATCCATCCAGACCCAAATATTTTTCTGGGTTTAGTGGGTATTTCCCTAGGGCTTGGGGTACTGTTTGTGATTCCCATCGGCGGTGGTGATATGCCTGTGGTGATTTCCCTCCTAAACTCCTACTCTGGCCTAGCAGCTAGTGCTGCCGGTTTTGTCGTCGGCAACAATATGCTCATCATTGCCGGGGCGCTGGTGGGAGCATCGGGGATTATCCTGACCCAAATCATGTGTAAGGCCATGAATCGCTCGATCACCAATGTGCTCTTCGCTGGCTTCGGTAGTGACAGTGGTGCCGTAGTGAGCAGTGACGATGGTGAAATTGAAGGTTCTATCAAAAGTGTAGATGCTGAAGAAAGTGCAATGATGCTCGGCTATGCCCGTAGTGTCGTGATTATTCCTGGCTATGGCATGGCCGTGGCCCAGGCCCAGCATTCGGTTAAAGAACTGGCCGATATGCTAGAAAAAAAAGGCGTTGAAGTGAAATATGCCATCCACCCGGTGGCGGGTCGGATGCCTGGTCACATGAATGTGCTCCTTGCAGAAGCCAATGTGCCCTACAATCAGCTCTATGACATGGATGATATCAATCCACAGTTTGACAATACCGATGTGGCTTTAGTGATCGGTGCCAATGATGTGGTAAATCCTGCAGCTCGCCATGACAAAGGTAGTCCCATTTACGGGATGCCAATTCTAGAAGTAGATAAAGCGAAAACGACCATCGTCATTAAACGTGGCATGAGCGCAGGTTTTTCTGGAGTTCAGAATGAGTTGTTTTTTAAGGATAAAACCATGATGCTTTTCGGTAGTGCTAAAGACATGGTAGAAAAAATCACCTCAGAAGTTAAAGAGCTATGATGAATTAGCTTTTTACACCACTTATTTTTTTAACTGAAAAGAATTTGCAGTTTGATCCCTGATTCATAAAATAATTGGGGATTTTTTTGTGGGAGAGCTTGCTCATTCTTTACAAAAAATAGAGTGCTTACTTGGGATTCTTTTTGAAGCCTAACGCAATTTCAAGAATCACAACTAGATTAACGTCAGGGAAAGAATTGATTTAATAATGGATTTTAGAGCTGAAGCCTGGTAGAAGTCACCAGTTAATAACTTCAGCATACGGAGAAAAATGTAGGCGAGCCGCTCGCCATAGATATCATTTTAATTTTGTATTGGATATGATGAGGCACAGCAACGATGAAGACTTTAGAACAGCTTTTCCAGTATGTTTTGCAAGCGATTAATCGCATTTTTTCTCCTAATGAAGAGCCTGTACCAGAAGTAGGTGTACAGCCTTTTGAAGGGGATCCCTACTCTGATTCGTCATCTTGGGATTAGGGATAATACTGTCATTTGAGTTTTTGCAGTATAAAAAGCATGATCTATTTTCTGATTGTGTGGTGAGTACCAGATTCCTTGGGCTGGTACTCTTTTTTTTGCAGATTACTCTTGGTTTTCAAAGCCCACTATTGACGACTTTAGTGACATAGTGCTCCATTTCTGGGCTTTCGTCTCCATAGATGCTTTCGATATGTTCGAGGCAGCAGTCGATCGCAAACTGTTGGAGCTCTTCGCCGGCGATATCAAACATTTCGGTAAAGGTCTCGGGGAGGACGCGGCAGAAACGGGGTCGGTCCGCATAGATTGTGCATTTGCGGCTAGTTTTGCTGTAGTGGATACACCAGCCATCAGCTCCCACCATTGCCAAATACTGCTCTAGTTGCTCGGGGGTGAGGTAGTCTTCTAGGTCCGGGCGATCGCCTGGTTCGAGGTGGCAGCAAGCACCACAATTTTCGATACATTGCCAAGTGGGCATGGGGATCGGCCTCCGGTGTGTTACAAAACTTCATTGTTTTTTCCCTATTCTCAGCAAAGCAAGACAGGCCTGACAGGGTATGATAGACATTGATTTTTAGGAAAAAAAAATTTACCCTGTTTTTTGCATTAACTCAGGAATAGGAGAAATATGGATTTTATCACAGGTTTTTTTGGTAGCCTCAACTACGAAGTAATTTTCCAGTTGACCTTCGTCTCTTTGATCCTCATTTCGGGGCCTGTTGTCATCTTTTTGTTGGCAATCCGTGGTGGCGACATGTAATTTTTTTCAGCTACAAACTACCAGCTTAAGGCAACAAACCTCCGGGACTGTTGTCTTTTTTTGTGACCAATGAGTTTCTATTTTTCTAGGGTGGCGATCGCTGTTTTTATCATTTGAAAAAAGGGGGGTTGGGTGATATCAACGATTTGGTCTCCGAGTTTACCCCGCCGTTGGCCTTTTTTAATGGTGAGTAATTTGCCTTGATCATTACGAATTTTTAGGGTTTGTCCTTGATTTTCAAGGGTGCAAAAATAGGTGCGGTCATTAAACGAAAAGGTTTTCTCTTCCCCTAAGGCTGGATTGCTTTGGGGAACTGCCTGCGTAGGAGGATATTGTCTGGGGGTTATTGTGCTGGGTTGGGCTCCCACTAGCTCTAACTCTAGGGTGGTTTGGCCATTCCAGCGGTTTTCTTTGAGCTTGTAGGCTATGTCCAGGGGGGATGGGATGGGGAGATAGTCGCCCCATTGCCAGGCGATCGCCTTAATCGAAAAAATTTGGCCATTGAGGGTTTGGCCCAGGGTAAATTTCAGATGATTTTTACCGATTGTTTGCTGCTCTAAAATGCGCACATTTTTGGTGCAGAAAATAGGTTCTGGATTCCCAATACCCCAGGGATGCAATTGATCAATTTGTCGATAAAACTCCCCAGTGAGATCCGTAAAATCTACCACTGCGTCAATTTTAACCAGGGGTTTGAGGTGTTCTGGTTCCAGTAATTGATGGGCAAATTCGCTGAGTTTTTCTGTAAAGGTGGCCAAATTATCTTTCGCGAGGGAAAAACCACCCGCCGCCTTGTGCCCCCCAAATTTGCCCAATAAATCTTGGCAGTAATTCAAGGCCTCAAAAACGTTAAATTCTTCAATGCCCCGGGCCGAACCTCGAATTTTGCCGTCTGCTTCATCGGTGCAGATAAACACCGGGACGCCGTAGCGTTCTACCAACCGGGAGGCCACAATACCGATCACGCCGTGGTGCCACTCGCTGTTACACACCACTAACACCCGTTGCCCCTGGTAATCGATAGGTGTATTTTCCACGAGGGCGATCGCCGCCGCCTCGATTTGGGTACAGAGTTCTTGGCGCTGCTTGTTAATCTGTTCACATTGCATTGCCCGTTCCAACGCGAGCCCCTGATCCTCCGTGGTGAGCAGTTCGATCACCTTTTGGGGATCATCGATGCGACCAATGGCATTGATACGTGGCCCCAGGCGAAAACCAATATCGTCAGGTTTGAGTTGTTTCTTTTGGTCATCCACCCCCGCCAACTGGATTAAGGCTTGGATCCCAGGGAGAGCTGATTGAGGCAGTAATTTAAGGCCCCGCTTTAGCCAACGACGATTGACCCCCGTTAGGGGAGCTAAGTCGGCGATCGTCCCCAGGGTAAACAACTCTAAAATTTGGCTCGTCAGTCCCTCTAATTTGCCCAGAGCTTGGGCCAGGGAAACCGCGAGGACATAGGCCACTCCCACCCCTGCCAAACCAGCATAGGGAGACATGGTAGGCAGTAATTTCGGATTGAGAATCCCATTGGCTGGGGGGAGCTGCTCCGGCAAATCGTGGTGGTCAGTGATGATCACATCTAGCCCGAGATCTCGGGCCAAGGCGATTGGTGCATAGGCAGAAATACCATTATCTACGGTGAGGATCAGGCCCACCCCTTCCTCGGCAAATTCTGTGACAATGCGTTCATTGATGCCATAGCCATCTTTCATCCGACTGGGGATTGCGTAGGTCACATTGGCCCCCAGGTGGCGCAGTGCCCGCAACAATAGCGCCGTACTGGTCATCCCATCGGCATCATAATCCCCACAAATGGCAATTAGGGTTTCGTCGGCGATCGCCTCCTGGAGCAGCTCTACACTGAGAGCGAGATCTTCAAACTCCACCAGTGGTGAGGGCAGCCGCTGGGATTCCGGTTGAATATATACTTGAGCCTGCTCTGCTGTGTGAATCTGACGATTGACCAACACCTGAGCCACCAAGGGATGTAAGCCCACCGCCGCCACGAGGGTTTGGGTTAACTCCGGTTGGCGATCGGCAATCTGCCAGCGTTGTTGGGGAAGGCGATTCGTCATAGAAAATTGGGAATAAATAATTCAGTAAATGTGGGGTAGATAAAGCAGCCGTAGAGATCGACCAAGTAACCATGCCATCTACAAAACCTGAGAATGCCGCCCACAGCCCATAAAGTATCAGGTGGTAATATCCAGCAACCGCCAATCATGCGAAGAAAAAGAAGATCATGGTGAGAATTTTTCCCGCGCCATGATCTAGATCTGGGAATTGTCCAGTGACAGGAGCCTATTCATCACCCGGTTCAAGGATCCGTTGAAACAAATACCCTGTACCTCTCGCTGTCAAAATCAATTCTGGATTGCTGGGGTCATCTTCTAGCTTTGCCCTCAGGCGGGAAATATGCACATCCACAACGCGGGTGTCCACATGGCGCTCAGGGGTATAGCCCCAAACTTCCTGGAGGATTTCTGAGCGGGAAAAGGGCTCCCCAGAACGACTCACCAGTAATTCAAGCAAGCTAAATTCCATACCTGTGAGCCGAATGCGCTCATCACCTTTGTATACTTGGCGCTTATTGGTATCAATGCGGATTGAACCCACATGGATCACTCCAGAGCTGGGAATGCCCGTCACTCCATTTTTTTCAACCCGGCGGAGCACCGAGCGAATTCTTGCTTCGAGCTCCTTCGGAGAAAAGGGTTTGACCACATAGTCATCGGCTCCGAGTTCCAAACCGGTAATTCGATCCGCTACGTCCCCCAGGGCCGTTAACATGATAATGGGCACATCAGACTCTTTGCGGAGTTCTTGGCAGACGCCGTAGCCATCAAGCTTCGGCATCATTACGTCGAGCACCACAAGGTCAGGGTCAGTTTCATCAAAGGTAGCCAGGGCTTCTTCGCCATCAGCGGCCGTCACAACCTCATAACCGATCATGGAGAGGCGGGTTTCGAGAATGCGTCGGATGCTGGCCTCGTCGTCAACGACTAGAATTCTTTCTTTATGATTTTCCAAGTTCCTTTACGCTCCTGTTGACTTTCGGTAAGTGTTATTGAAGTTTATTAAGTAGAGTGCTCTAGATATAAGAATATCGCTTTCCTGAAATCTGACGAGGGTTGTGGCCGTGGTTTTCAGGAAAATAAGCCATTTTTTAAGATTTATTTCGGAAAGTTTGGGTTGCGCTGGAGTACGAGTGCCACAAATTGAAATCTGTTGTGAGGAGAGACCCAAAAATCATGGCCAAGGCCAAAACTGTTTATATCTGTCGTGAGTGTGGGGCGGAGGCCCGCCAGTGGCTTGGAAAATGTCCAGACTGCGGTGTTTATGGTTCTCTCCAAGAGGAAATCCGTGAGAAGGAAAGTAGTGCTGGGGTTAGCCGCACTTGGCATCAAAAACCGTCTACCCATTCTAAAAGTGCTGCCCCCATACCCCGTACAGCGATTA
The nucleotide sequence above comes from [Synechococcus] sp. NIES-970. Encoded proteins:
- a CDS encoding ATPase, AAA+ family domain protein → MTFREEFTLLLRACYPLLYIPTLEEERVEGAIAQCATSLGQRTVYTWDFVDGYQDNPNNTGFGKRNPLQALEFIEKLPANVGGIFILRDFQRFLEDVAIARKLRNLARRLKAEPKNIVIIAPEVKIPADLAEVLTIIKFPLPTASEIRTEIGRLLQGVGQPLDEALLSELVRAAQGLSLERIRRVLTLSLANHGQIQADDVELILAEKRQSIRQTQILDFYPATEQISDIGGLDQLKEWLLRRGGAFSEKAREYGLPHPRGLLLVGIQGTGKSLTAKAIAHHWHLPLLRLDVGRLFAGLVGESESRTRQMIQLAEALAPCILWIDEIDKAFAGADGNSDGGTTSRVFGTFITWLAEKQSPVFVVATANKIHTLPPEMLRKGRFDEIFFVGLPSQAEREAIFNVHLSRLRPHNLKNYDIKRLAYETPDFSGAEIEQTLIEAMHLGFSQNRDFTTDDVLEAASQIIPLARTAKEQIEFLQQWATSGKARLASRQNFLNP
- a CDS encoding hypothetical protein (conserved hypothetical protein), which translates into the protein MGIKEDVVYEGGPHIGDLIFNILLGFTVICLPLTVGAIVRALWLRYRITSRRISITGGWQGRDRTDIIYSEVKKITKIPRGFGLWGDLIVTLQDGSRLELRSMPNFREIYTHIAEKAADRTGIPIEAIAA
- a CDS encoding putative RNA-binding protein — its product is MNETKIQQGQTWLETLLGLMALPATVTAEIKQDLGGEASLWLTVDPHSLSEIQRQKLIGDRGQMLDAVQYLANITFNHHLPKEEQYPLTVDIDGYRAARRGELEAIATAVAQRVEATGEPEAIENLSSAERRQMHSFFKDFPLLKTESQGQEPHRHLIVQLA
- the rnpA gene encoding ribonuclease P protein component, which encodes MGLPKVHRLKHWRDFKTIYSQGKRFRGNTLAIILLPQATAPTQVGISISRKVSKKAVVRNLIKRRIRHACRTLLPSLEPGWQIIIAVRYGATECEYEHFLQELKRLLIQAEVFHGH
- a CDS encoding hypothetical protein (conserved hypothetical protein), with protein sequence MQFLRSPLSRLAIATLLFGSGLTLMPQAADARKTCGSFTFNWGGTIPQGDILKCAVEYDSGARRRDRYYLEIRKSKVTDRFQTFELSFPDDFDGQINDTQVRVRINGREVALNQDATAWDPQSLPGENASAQGQALLESFATSTSQTSARDGELTFVDGQLVFVDAATLAEQQATQTNPNATSMAENNPPAADESEERDSGPRSRSLVVTLAEPVNLESEIEIILDDVRNPSRGGMYVVTAFARSQGAPLPSRLGSWIIDVGF
- the yidC gene encoding inner membrane protein YidC/OxaA, whose protein sequence is MDFGIGFLSNNVMLPILDFFYGIVPSYGFAIIALTLVIRFAVYPLSAKSIRSMRRTKITQPLMQKRVKEIQERYKNDPAQQQAAMAEVYKEFGNPLAGCLPILLQMPILFALFATLRGSPFSNINYTANLQILPSEKIEQIQPQAVNVKTQNVYFDSGVHYPVTLSLPAGNKIGVGESTQFVLQSESGKDFATLAAEYPDNNLMPIFEVTKGQERVELQPDGTLVALAPGDVTVQVSVPGIAADKGFLFIEALGRIGVNGDDGIHWDILGMVLFFGVSLYINQTISGGAPTNNSGGSDQQQQAQQTVNKITPLIFSGMFLFFPLPAGVLMYMTVANAFQTAQTFILTKEPLPENLQKLVDEQEKAEKGRDNLPFERKGGKKKEKTSG
- the rmpH gene encoding 50S ribosomal protein L34, with the translated sequence MTKRTLGGTVRKQKRTSGFRARMRSHTGQNVIRARRKKGRHRLTV
- a CDS encoding hypothetical protein (conserved hypothetical protein); the protein is MERIFIPRLLKVPQQQERFVFEESLAELATLTPVRGEMAITHRQTYLEVTARAETIVTLSCDRCLQHYNMRLNVDRTELIWLQTHNPEDLPAEREVSLEDLDESLDPHGYFDPETWLYEQFCLEMPLRKVCDPERCPGADPTGAEVMPQIDARWAKLADLKEQLSS